In the genome of Bradysia coprophila strain Holo2 unplaced genomic scaffold, BU_Bcop_v1 contig_232, whole genome shotgun sequence, one region contains:
- the LOC119077197 gene encoding putative odorant receptor 71a, which yields MRVQIRKLGTFAAVDKFKFVLKLCGLWPSGIPYSYLSILYNWYSLAFIFVFLFPYILAINVNIFFTEDVVEATNTLCMGLTVMALFGKSLNFRFFLRRIQNLLRTSETFQLESDREVEFVDQKMVPFNKLCNCVYCFSNLAIAFNSIEAIVSAEARLPYAAWFPFDWKSNSTTYALVCIYQVVGMVIVANLNLSIDLLSVYLMHVTSVKLEILGNRLRKLNGINVNGRQNRHTHTKKLVRCISVYQQAWNYIAVKENPSLKSTFIFVAFGITCQLKIFQAYKVQLTFEQWFSLSSYFDLATFVSLSRFTEELQACFTYGVFIQITFSGTVICSIAYQLSTTSPHENLLAYTYLIMYQFCMIGQIYIPCYFGNEIILTHENISGSIFNSGWHLQSMHCRRIVIIFMEIVKNEWHILVGNWMVLNLELFVSIMNFAYRLYTFLA from the exons ATGAGGGTACAGATTCGAAAGTTGGGTACATTTGCTGCCGttgataaatttaagtttgttCTGAAGTTGTGTGGACTGTGGCCCAGCGGTATACCGTACAGCTACTTATCTATATTGTACAATTGGTACAGTTTAGCCTTCATATTTGTCTTTTTGTTTCCCTACATTTTGGCGATCAACGTTAATATATTCTTCACCGAGGACGTGGTAGAGGCAACAAATACTCTTTGCATGGGACTAACAGTGATGGCATTGTTCGGCAAATCGTtgaatttccgattttttctCCGGCGAATACAAAATCTGTTGCGAACGAGCGAAACGTTTCAGTTAGAAAGTGACCGGGAAGTTGAATTCGTTGATCAGAAAATGGTGccattcaataaattatgCAATTGCGTTTACTGCTTCTCGAATCTAGCTATTGCATTTAACTCAATCGAGGCAATCGTGTCCGCAGAAGCTCGGCTGCCATACGCAGCATGGTTTCCTTTTGATTGGAAGTCAAATTCAACTACATACGCGTTGGTGTGCATCTATCAAGTTGTTGGTATGGTTATTGTGGCAAACTTAAATTTGAGCATTGATTTGTTGTCGGTTTATTTGATGCACGTTACAAGTGTTAAACTCGAGATACTTGGAAATCGTTTGCGCAAACTAAATGGGATCAACGTGAACGGTCGACAGAATCGACACACTCACACCAAGAAGTTGGTTCGGTGCATTTCAGTATACCAACAAGCGTGGAA TTATATTGCTGTCAAAGAAAACCCTAGCCTGAAATCgacatttattttcgttgcCTTTGGCATTACTTGTCAATTAAAGATTTTC caagcatacaaagttCAATTGACATTCGAGCAGTGGTTTTCGCTTTCGTCATATTTCGATTTAGCAACTTTCGTTTCTCTATCAAGATTTACCGAGGAACTACAGGCATGCTTCACTTATGGAGTCTTTATTCAAATCACATTCAGTGGAACCGTTATTTGCTCCATTGCATACCAACTAAGTACA ACATCGCCTCACGAAAATCTACTTGCCTACACTTACTTGATAATGTATCAATTTTGCATGATCGGTCAGATATACATTCCGTGCTATTTTGGCAATGAAATCATATTAACGCATGAAAACATATCCGGCAGCATATTCAACTCTGGCTGGCACTTACAATCAATGCACTGTCGACGAATTGTGATCATCTTTATGGAAATAGTGAAGAATGAATGGCATATCTTGGTTGGAAATTGGATGGTTCTAAATTTGGAATTGTTCGTTTCG ATTATGAATTTCGCCTATCGATTGTACACATTCCTCgcttaa
- the LOC119077198 gene encoding odorant receptor 94b-like, translating into MAISFNFISTSMSDTTRLPYLAWLPFDWKCNSTAYAWLYTYQVIGVIIQANINVSLDLLMAYSMHVASIKFELLGDRLQRLSEMKKDGGGKPRQQTRDLIRGHLQLSSLPANNTSPVENFVFFTSLSNYQLCMICQVFVPCYFGNEIILKHESITGSIFKCGWDFRDIHFRRVVIIFMEIVTKERHILVGNWKVLDLNLFVSIMNFAYRLYTVLV; encoded by the exons ATGGCTATTtcgttcaatttcatttcgaccAGCATGTCCGACACGACTCGGTTGCCATATCTGGCATGGCTTCCGTTTGATTGGAAATGCAATTCTACGGCATACGCTTGGCTGTACACATATCAAGTTATCGGTGTGATCATTCAAGCAAACATAAACGTGAGCTTAGATCTGTTGATGGCTTATTCGATGCACGTTGCCAGCATTAAATTTGAGTTACTTGGAGACCGTTTGCAGAGACTTAGCGAAATGAAGAAGGATGGTGGTGGTAAACCGAGACAACAGACTAGGGATTTGATACG TGGTCACCTCCAGTTGAGTTCACTTCCAGCAAATAAC ACGTCACCGGTAGAAAATTTCGTCTTTTTTACAAGTCTGTCAAATTATCAACTGTGCATGATCTGCCAAGTATTTGTACCATGCTACTTCGGCAACGAAATCATACTCAAGCACGAAAGCATAACCGGAAGTATATTCAAATGTGGTTGGGATTTTCGCGACATACACTTTCGACGCGTTGTTATTATCTTCATGGAAATAGTGACGAAGGAGCGACATATTTTGGTTGGAAATTGGAAGGTTttggatttgaatttattcGTTTCG ATCATGAACTTTGCATACCGATTGTACACCGTACTGgtctaa
- the LOC119077199 gene encoding odorant receptor 94b-like, with translation MAISFNFISAIMSDNPRLPYPAWYPFGWKSNTSAYPWLYTYQVVGVIIQANLNMSLDLLAAYFMFMASIKLEIVGNRLQKLGEMKQRGEKRVQSDSRYVQGLQKCFSCGLIIQITFSGAVICSTAYQLTTISPQENLGFYSSLIMYQLCMVGQVFIPCHFGNEIILKHEIISGSIFDSELNRGPLDREPTIFLMLQYSSVG, from the exons ATGGCTATTTCGTTCAACTTTATCTCGGCGATTATGTCTGACAACCCTCGTTTGCCTTATCCGGCATGGTATCCATTTGGTTGGAAGTCTAACACTTCGGCCTATCCTTGGCTGTATACATATCAAGTTGTCGGTGTGATCATTCAAGCAAACTTAAATATGAGCTTAGATTTGTTGGCGGCCTATTTCATGTTTATGGCTAGCATTAAGCTGGAGATTGTTGGAAATCGTTTGCAGAAACTAGGCGAAATGAAGCAGAGAGGTGAAAAGCGTGTGCAAAGTGACTCCAG ATACGTCCAGGGTCTTCAGAAATGTTTCAGTTGTGGACTTATAATCCAAATCACTTTCAGTGGTGCTGTTATTTGTTCGACAGCGTACCAACTAACTACA ATATCGCCTCAAGAAAATTTAGGTTTCTACTCGAGTTTGATAATGTACCAGCTATGCATGGTCGGCCAGGTATTCATTCCCTGCCACTTCGGCAACGAGATCATACTCAAACACGAAATCATATCCGGGAGTATATTCGATAGTG AATTGAACCGGGGACCTCTGGATCGTGAGCCAACGATCTTTCTAATGTTGCAGTACAGTAGTGTTGGTTaa